In Myxococcus virescens, a single window of DNA contains:
- a CDS encoding aromatic ring-hydroxylating oxygenase subunit alpha, producing MHASVPGRYSQLVDTQKGLVRREIFVDEEVFRDELRQIFGRCWLYLAHESQVPAKGDYVNVFMGTESVLVCMGRDGKIRAFLNSCRHRGNRVCRADRGNASTFVCPYHGWSYDLAGKLVGVPGAKELYHGDLDRSQWGLAPVAQVASYKGLIFGTFDPEAPPLEEYLGDMRWGLDLLLDQGDLVAVPGTIRWSMACNWKLAADNGAGDTYHALWTHRSAVLAGHPEGDGVTNDELAIGKHRGFTMVTGYGHGYNADWLAENVDMGSPLAAWRRNPDVQRKLGPFRQNVHRANQNVFPNLFVNTGSRDLMVRNPISPTKTETWRTILVDKNADPEIQRMQIRASNRHFGPGGMFEQDDGENFEQCTSAASGAFSQAYPLHYGMGLGHGQVVNDGNSPPRIDSVMNEHAQLWMYRAWAEFMDAPSWKHLRQEHSRPEGVL from the coding sequence ATGCATGCATCCGTGCCCGGCCGATACTCGCAGCTCGTGGACACCCAGAAGGGCCTCGTTCGTCGCGAAATCTTCGTAGACGAAGAGGTGTTCCGCGACGAATTGCGCCAGATATTTGGCCGTTGCTGGCTCTACCTCGCGCATGAGAGCCAGGTCCCCGCCAAAGGCGATTATGTGAATGTTTTCATGGGCACCGAATCGGTGCTCGTGTGCATGGGGCGGGACGGGAAGATCCGGGCCTTCCTGAACTCATGCCGTCACCGGGGCAACCGCGTCTGTCGCGCCGATCGCGGCAATGCCAGCACGTTCGTCTGCCCCTATCACGGGTGGTCCTACGACCTGGCGGGGAAGCTGGTGGGCGTGCCCGGCGCGAAGGAGCTCTATCACGGCGATCTCGACCGTTCCCAATGGGGTCTGGCCCCCGTTGCGCAGGTCGCAAGCTATAAGGGGCTCATCTTCGGGACCTTCGATCCCGAAGCCCCTCCCCTCGAGGAGTATCTGGGCGACATGCGCTGGGGCCTGGATTTGCTACTCGACCAGGGCGATCTCGTTGCAGTACCAGGCACGATCCGATGGTCAATGGCCTGTAATTGGAAGCTGGCCGCGGACAATGGAGCGGGAGACACGTACCACGCCTTGTGGACGCACCGTTCAGCGGTTCTCGCGGGCCACCCCGAAGGAGACGGGGTGACAAACGATGAGCTCGCGATTGGCAAGCACCGGGGTTTCACCATGGTGACTGGATACGGCCATGGCTACAACGCGGACTGGCTCGCCGAGAATGTCGACATGGGCTCGCCCCTGGCAGCCTGGCGCCGCAATCCTGACGTCCAACGGAAGCTGGGGCCCTTCCGCCAGAACGTCCATCGCGCCAATCAAAACGTCTTCCCGAACCTGTTCGTCAACACAGGGTCGCGTGACCTGATGGTTCGCAATCCCATCAGTCCGACGAAAACAGAGACCTGGAGGACGATTCTCGTCGACAAGAACGCCGATCCCGAGATCCAACGGATGCAGATCCGAGCCTCCAACCGCCATTTCGGGCCGGGAGGAATGTTCGAGCAGGACGACGGCGAGAACTTCGAACAGTGCACCTCTGCCGCCAGCGGCGCGTTCTCGCAGGCGTACCCGCTCCATTACGGAATGGGCCTCGGGCACGGACAGGTCGTGAACGACGGGAATTCACCTCCGCGCATCGACAGCGTCATGAACGAGCATGCGCAACTGTGGATGTATCGCGCCTGGGCAGAATTCATGGACGCCCCCAGTTGGAAACACCTGAGGCAGGAGCATTCACGGCCGGAGGGAGTCCTCTGA
- a CDS encoding 3-phenylpropionate/cinnamic acid dioxygenase subunit beta → MSPHLEAMLLQHEIEQFYYMEAALLDERRFNEWLALLTKDLEYWMPVRSTRTRADMHLEFSKPGEAAYFDDDKQTMTARVKKLDTGFSWAEDPPSRTRHLVSNVRITGRSGEGELEVSSNFHVYRSRLANDEDSWFGRREDCLRKLDDSWQVSRRHIYLDQVSLDSQNLSIFF, encoded by the coding sequence ATGTCGCCCCACCTCGAGGCGATGCTGCTCCAGCATGAAATCGAGCAGTTCTACTACATGGAGGCGGCGCTGCTGGATGAGCGCCGGTTCAACGAGTGGCTGGCGCTCCTCACGAAGGACCTGGAGTACTGGATGCCGGTTCGTTCGACCCGAACCCGCGCCGACATGCACCTTGAATTCTCCAAGCCCGGCGAGGCCGCCTACTTCGACGATGACAAGCAGACGATGACCGCGCGCGTGAAGAAGCTCGACACCGGGTTCTCCTGGGCCGAGGACCCGCCGTCTCGAACTCGCCATCTGGTGAGCAACGTCCGCATCACCGGGAGAAGCGGCGAGGGAGAGCTCGAGGTCTCGAGCAACTTCCACGTCTACCGCTCGCGCCTGGCGAACGATGAGGATTCGTGGTTCGGCCGTCGGGAGGACTGCCTCAGGAAGCTCGATGACTCCTGGCAAGTGAGCCGTCGGCATATCTATTTGGACCAGGTCAGTCTCGACTCCCAGAATCTCAGCATCTTCTTCTGA
- a CDS encoding phenylacetate--CoA ligase family protein: MQVFTLETLVALARERSPYYRKLYRDLPRSGWRLRDLPIIDLEDFWAVNDFNGSQVYTDTVFDGLIGSTTGTTGSPKVIPYTREEWRTTIELVGRMFWMSGVIKPGQRVANLATAVRLYTSHLFVHDALQVSPIRCLELAMSSNTTVDFIADAFDMFRPEAAIGMVVPLLNIGTEIAGRSKTPDYVSRLLCGGEIISDDQLAYFGRVYPNARICGSVYATHEAGILGLWDESCGPQEMRVYDECALLEIVDASGNPIEEEGQPGTVIATSLTKSLMPAIRYPTGDRGVWAGPPGPGRKFRLLGRAQPRLYDIGGQTIDVDDLGLTLSGSIPEILVLSVQLVQETREGAEVVTMRISHAPRTTGASADVRAVEERVRMRVPAFAAMERSGAVSRFKIELASPMIEVSGGLGKLQRVIDRRGRA; this comes from the coding sequence ATGCAAGTGTTTACACTGGAGACACTCGTCGCCCTGGCACGAGAGCGGTCACCCTACTACCGGAAGCTCTACCGTGACCTTCCCAGGAGTGGCTGGAGGCTGCGGGATCTCCCCATCATCGACCTGGAGGACTTCTGGGCTGTCAATGACTTCAACGGAAGCCAGGTCTATACTGACACCGTCTTCGACGGACTCATCGGCTCGACCACGGGTACGACAGGGAGCCCCAAGGTCATTCCCTATACCCGGGAGGAGTGGCGGACGACGATTGAGCTGGTCGGCCGCATGTTCTGGATGAGCGGGGTCATCAAACCGGGTCAGCGCGTGGCGAACCTGGCGACCGCGGTGCGTTTGTACACCTCGCACCTCTTCGTCCACGATGCACTCCAGGTTTCGCCCATCCGTTGCTTGGAGCTGGCAATGTCCAGCAACACGACGGTTGATTTCATCGCAGATGCATTCGACATGTTCCGGCCGGAAGCAGCGATCGGCATGGTGGTGCCGCTGCTGAACATCGGCACGGAGATCGCCGGGCGCTCGAAGACCCCGGATTACGTCAGCCGGCTGCTCTGCGGAGGCGAGATCATCTCCGACGACCAGCTCGCATACTTCGGCCGGGTGTACCCGAACGCCAGGATCTGTGGCAGCGTCTACGCCACGCACGAAGCCGGAATCCTGGGGCTCTGGGATGAGTCCTGCGGTCCGCAGGAGATGCGCGTTTACGATGAGTGCGCGCTGCTCGAGATCGTCGACGCATCGGGCAACCCCATCGAAGAGGAGGGCCAACCGGGGACGGTCATCGCGACCAGCCTGACCAAGTCCCTCATGCCGGCCATTCGCTACCCCACGGGGGATCGGGGGGTCTGGGCTGGACCTCCAGGGCCAGGGCGCAAGTTCCGTCTGCTGGGACGAGCCCAGCCTCGCCTCTACGACATCGGCGGCCAGACCATAGACGTGGACGACCTCGGTTTGACGCTGAGCGGCTCCATTCCAGAGATCCTGGTCTTGTCGGTTCAGTTGGTCCAGGAAACCCGCGAGGGGGCGGAAGTCGTCACGATGCGCATCTCTCACGCGCCGCGCACAACGGGAGCCAGCGCCGATGTTCGCGCCGTGGAAGAGAGGGTTCGGATGCGCGTGCCCGCCTTCGCCGCCATGGAACGCTCTGGAGCAGTCTCGCGGTTCAAGATTGAGTTGGCGTCGCCGATGATCGAGGTCAGCGGAGGCCTGGGGAAGCTTCAGCGCGTCATCGACCGACGGGGGCGCGCGTAG
- a CDS encoding SDR family NAD(P)-dependent oxidoreductase: MNASTRFQGAIVLVTGGTAGIGLACAEVFARGGAQVVVVGRDAEKGERVRENFAARSWACDFISADVSKREGIQALFARVTERYRRLTVAVNNAGTDGASFTPLLQYPDDIWDEVINLNLTSVYLCMKAELALMMGHPNCAIINVASLAGLKASYSGGGAYTASKHGLIGLTKSAAIEYAPHRIRINAVCPGLVRTQMAIDVLGDEKLAAVGEKNPLGRLCEPREVADTVAWLSTPESSFVTGVALPVDGGLIAS, encoded by the coding sequence ATGAATGCATCAACCAGGTTCCAGGGGGCCATCGTGCTCGTCACGGGCGGCACGGCGGGCATCGGATTGGCATGTGCCGAAGTCTTCGCGCGAGGAGGTGCACAGGTCGTCGTCGTCGGTCGTGACGCCGAAAAAGGCGAGCGGGTTCGCGAGAACTTCGCGGCGCGGAGCTGGGCGTGCGACTTCATCAGTGCGGATGTGTCCAAACGGGAGGGGATACAGGCGTTGTTCGCCCGGGTCACCGAGCGTTATCGTCGCCTCACGGTCGCCGTGAACAACGCGGGAACCGATGGTGCCTCCTTCACTCCCCTCCTCCAGTATCCAGATGACATCTGGGATGAGGTCATCAACCTCAATCTCACCAGCGTCTACCTGTGCATGAAGGCGGAGCTTGCGTTGATGATGGGCCATCCGAACTGCGCGATCATCAACGTGGCTTCGCTCGCGGGACTGAAGGCGAGCTACAGCGGTGGCGGTGCGTACACCGCGAGCAAGCATGGCCTCATCGGGCTCACCAAGAGCGCGGCCATCGAGTATGCGCCGCATCGGATCCGCATCAATGCGGTTTGCCCTGGGCTGGTGAGGACCCAGATGGCAATCGATGTCCTTGGCGATGAGAAACTCGCCGCGGTCGGTGAGAAGAACCCTCTGGGCCGGCTCTGTGAGCCCCGTGAAGTCGCCGACACCGTTGCCTGGTTGAGCACTCCCGAGTCTTCGTTTGTTACAGGCGTGGCCCTGCCGGTGGACGGCGGGCTCATCGCGAGTTGA
- a CDS encoding HpcH/HpaI aldolase/citrate lyase family protein produces the protein MTICFLYTSVLRFDPTRDDPGFGSDVVMIDLEDAVHAASKAKARQRLAELDLRALTQRGRRFGVRINHLASLDGIRDLDAVCRGHEEGRLPIEYLQIPKVRSHHEVVLCRSVMEKLKGVKLFPIVETPEGMDDIERIASVSDLLLFGQADITATMYRPNEAYLAQARGRFCVACARYGIPPVDTKLFEEVEDMARFEAACRDSKNEGFMAKAIIHPNQVPIVKKVYSVPSAELETYQRTISSYEAAANGFAIVDGSVIAPPFVAKARLMLDYYTSQQASGSPGGTEERGRDPSARIG, from the coding sequence GTGACCATCTGCTTTCTGTATACCTCCGTACTCCGGTTCGACCCCACCCGGGACGATCCGGGCTTTGGCAGTGACGTCGTGATGATCGATCTCGAGGACGCCGTCCATGCGGCCTCAAAGGCCAAGGCAAGGCAAAGGCTGGCCGAGCTCGACTTGAGGGCACTGACCCAGCGGGGTCGCCGCTTCGGAGTCCGGATCAACCACCTCGCCTCCCTGGATGGCATCCGGGACCTCGATGCCGTTTGTCGAGGTCATGAGGAGGGCCGCCTTCCCATCGAGTACCTGCAGATCCCGAAGGTCCGCTCTCACCACGAAGTGGTGCTCTGCAGGTCGGTGATGGAGAAGCTGAAAGGCGTCAAGCTCTTCCCCATCGTCGAAACGCCCGAAGGCATGGACGACATCGAGCGTATCGCCTCCGTGAGCGATCTGCTCCTGTTCGGGCAGGCGGACATCACCGCCACCATGTACCGCCCCAACGAGGCGTACCTCGCGCAGGCCCGGGGGCGGTTCTGCGTCGCCTGTGCGCGATATGGGATCCCACCCGTCGACACGAAGCTCTTCGAAGAGGTGGAGGACATGGCCCGCTTCGAAGCCGCGTGTCGCGATTCGAAGAATGAAGGCTTCATGGCAAAAGCCATCATTCACCCCAACCAGGTGCCGATCGTGAAGAAGGTCTATTCGGTGCCCTCCGCCGAGCTCGAGACATACCAGCGGACGATCAGCAGCTACGAAGCCGCGGCCAACGGCTTCGCCATCGTCGATGGCTCGGTCATCGCCCCGCCCTTCGTCGCCAAGGCGCGGCTGATGTTGGACTATTACACGTCTCAGCAAGCATCCGGGTCACCCGGCGGAACGGAAGAGCGCGGGCGGGACCCATCCGCTCGAATTGGCTGA
- a CDS encoding MaoC family dehydratase has translation MQKSAYIQVGERRYREDKGLYLEDLEPGLIFEHRPGRTITATDNIWQSLINMNQHPIHINEHYAAETEFGRLLVGGLVTFNIVNGMTVSTVSQKAICHLGWDKVRFPEPVFVGDTLYAESEVLSRRNSNSRPGQGIVVVETRGKNQKDVTVVTFERSILIPSRDYVAKK, from the coding sequence ATGCAGAAATCAGCATACATCCAGGTTGGCGAGCGACGGTACCGCGAGGACAAGGGACTCTATCTGGAGGACCTCGAGCCGGGGCTCATCTTCGAGCATCGGCCTGGCCGGACCATCACGGCCACTGACAACATCTGGCAGTCGCTGATCAACATGAATCAGCACCCCATCCACATCAACGAGCACTACGCAGCGGAGACCGAGTTCGGCCGCCTCCTGGTGGGAGGGCTCGTGACGTTCAACATCGTGAACGGGATGACGGTCAGCACCGTCAGCCAGAAGGCGATTTGCCACCTGGGCTGGGACAAGGTCCGGTTCCCCGAACCGGTGTTCGTCGGAGATACCCTCTACGCCGAATCGGAGGTGCTGTCGCGGCGCAACTCCAACTCGAGGCCTGGCCAGGGCATCGTCGTGGTGGAGACGCGCGGAAAGAATCAGAAGGATGTGACTGTCGTCACCTTCGAGCGGTCGATTCTGATTCCGAGCCGGGACTACGTCGCCAAGAAGTAA
- a CDS encoding aminotransferase class I/II-fold pyridoxal phosphate-dependent enzyme: MGKYHNISKMITASESSWREGAERGLMHIRTGKTDTSKLQTADGHQFVNMVSCSYLGLNRHPKILEGAKQAIEREGVLNHAVSRVRIAPALLGEAEEALATLFESKAYLTPSCFYASATALPLLSSGHLTGGVKPVMVFDKNCHFSMNIMKAVCGDETEVVTIPHNDMNALEDACKTHPAVVYVCDGAYSTGGAAPVRDLLQLQDRYGLFLYVDDSHSVSVCGRRGQGMFRPQIGDLGERTMIAASLAKSFGTVGGVLLFGTQRQRELIDYSAGPLGWSQQVNVPAMGAAKATAELHMTEEVAALQEKMRSNMAYLDSLIPTPYANDGLPIRVIEIGESEHALEVSQRVYRRGFYTSAVFFPIVARGRAGLRIMGRADMEKADLLAFCDAVKESVAEVKAAA, translated from the coding sequence ATGGGGAAGTACCACAACATCAGCAAGATGATCACCGCGAGCGAGAGCAGTTGGCGCGAAGGCGCCGAGCGCGGGCTCATGCACATCCGTACCGGCAAGACGGACACCAGCAAGCTGCAGACCGCTGACGGCCACCAGTTCGTCAACATGGTCTCATGTTCGTACCTCGGGCTGAACAGGCACCCCAAGATCCTCGAAGGGGCGAAGCAGGCCATCGAGCGGGAGGGCGTGCTGAATCATGCCGTTTCGAGGGTGCGGATTGCGCCTGCGTTGCTCGGCGAGGCCGAAGAGGCGCTGGCCACGCTCTTCGAGAGCAAGGCCTACCTCACGCCGTCATGTTTCTACGCTTCAGCGACGGCGTTGCCGTTGCTGTCGTCCGGTCACCTGACGGGCGGCGTCAAGCCCGTCATGGTATTCGACAAGAACTGTCACTTCTCGATGAATATCATGAAGGCCGTTTGTGGGGACGAGACGGAGGTTGTCACCATCCCCCACAATGACATGAACGCGCTCGAGGATGCGTGCAAGACGCACCCCGCCGTGGTCTATGTCTGTGACGGCGCGTACAGTACCGGCGGAGCCGCTCCCGTCCGCGACCTCCTCCAGTTGCAGGACCGGTACGGGCTGTTCCTCTACGTGGATGATTCGCACTCCGTCTCGGTATGCGGTAGGCGCGGTCAGGGAATGTTCCGCCCCCAGATCGGCGATCTGGGCGAGCGCACCATGATTGCAGCTTCACTTGCCAAATCGTTCGGCACTGTGGGGGGCGTGCTCCTGTTCGGGACCCAGCGGCAGCGCGAGCTCATCGACTACTCCGCGGGACCTCTCGGGTGGAGCCAGCAGGTGAACGTTCCCGCCATGGGGGCGGCCAAGGCGACCGCGGAGCTTCACATGACGGAGGAGGTTGCCGCGCTCCAGGAGAAGATGCGCTCGAACATGGCCTACCTGGATTCGCTGATCCCCACGCCCTACGCGAACGACGGGTTGCCCATCCGGGTCATCGAGATCGGCGAGTCGGAGCATGCGCTCGAGGTCTCTCAGCGCGTGTATCGCCGGGGCTTCTATACCTCCGCCGTCTTCTTCCCGATCGTCGCGCGCGGCCGCGCTGGACTGCGCATCATGGGGCGGGCGGACATGGAGAAAGCGGACCTGCTCGCCTTCTGTGACGCGGTGAAGGAAAGCGTCGCCGAGGTGAAGGCGGCCGCGTAG
- a CDS encoding ornithine cyclodeaminase family protein, with translation MTGLEEAGLRYVTQQEVARVSDLRTFVAELRAAYAEPQDLEAPPRSLILREDPFRAFVAMPIYSGKHRLFITKVGAVVPQALSQHPSVHALVVVFSAHTGAPLAILDGMAITNLKCAAVSALVTDICAHEQAEVLAIIGSGVQAREQLRGVGAVRKLGEVRVYSRNPNNVREFIRRNEALAGGARWVACNSADEAVAPADIVSTTTTSTAPVVSSAALRRKRLHINCMGAHTPRSRELPVDVLETSRLIVEDVEMAVAEAGEVHRHATPLARLVHLDASELREVRTAFCSTGHAFLDLLASMHVLERSDLRAELTRTE, from the coding sequence GTGACCGGGCTCGAAGAGGCGGGCTTGCGGTATGTGACGCAGCAGGAGGTCGCGCGAGTCTCCGACCTGCGGACCTTCGTGGCCGAGCTCCGCGCCGCCTACGCCGAACCCCAGGACCTCGAGGCCCCCCCGCGCTCACTCATCCTGCGCGAGGACCCGTTCCGTGCGTTCGTCGCGATGCCGATCTACAGCGGAAAGCACCGGCTGTTCATCACCAAGGTCGGGGCCGTGGTGCCGCAGGCGCTCTCGCAGCACCCGAGCGTTCATGCGCTCGTGGTGGTGTTCTCGGCACACACCGGGGCGCCGCTGGCCATTCTGGACGGCATGGCCATTACGAACCTCAAGTGCGCCGCGGTGTCCGCCCTGGTGACGGACATCTGCGCCCACGAGCAGGCGGAGGTGCTCGCCATCATCGGCAGCGGCGTGCAGGCACGTGAGCAACTCCGCGGTGTTGGCGCCGTGCGGAAGCTCGGTGAGGTTCGCGTGTACTCACGCAACCCGAACAATGTCCGTGAGTTCATCCGTCGCAACGAAGCGCTCGCGGGCGGTGCTCGGTGGGTCGCCTGCAATTCAGCGGACGAGGCGGTGGCGCCGGCGGACATCGTGAGCACCACGACGACCTCGACCGCTCCGGTGGTTTCGAGCGCAGCGCTGCGGCGAAAGCGCCTCCACATCAATTGCATGGGAGCGCATACCCCTCGCTCGCGTGAGCTCCCGGTGGATGTCCTGGAGACATCCAGGCTCATCGTGGAGGACGTGGAGATGGCGGTGGCTGAGGCAGGAGAGGTCCACCGCCACGCGACACCGCTCGCCAGGCTGGTGCACCTCGACGCCAGCGAATTGCGCGAGGTTCGAACCGCGTTCTGCTCCACGGGACATGCATTTCTGGATCTTCTCGCCTCAATGCATGTGCTCGAACGCTCAGACTTGCGAGCCGAACTGACGCGCACCGAGTGA
- a CDS encoding alpha-hydroxy acid oxidase yields the protein MFEHNVGAESNPVNLAEYARLARKRAEPSAWDFIAGGSDDERTLAANRAAFERWTLRPRILSGRDTVDVSVPLFGRTLASPLLVAPIGYQGLAHPAAEVATVQGAGAAHTAMVVSTMSNRTLEDLARAASAPLWFQLYCLKDPELTLSLVRRAESAGYEALVITVDMPRMGRRERDLRNGFALPAHLRPSNLLMEASPELHRSQQGTSGVALHVGQLFDAALSWSTVERLKQQTALPVLLKGVLTREDAQRAASVGIDGIIVSNHGGRQLDGAPASLDVLPEVVEGAGGRCRILLDGGIRRGTDVLKARALGADAVLIGRPIMWGLIARGAEGVTDVLRLLRAELEQALALCGQSRWTEIDRSLVALAPPCGGGWSAPEEGL from the coding sequence ATGTTCGAGCACAACGTGGGTGCTGAATCCAATCCGGTCAATCTGGCGGAATACGCCCGTCTCGCCAGGAAACGCGCTGAACCTTCCGCCTGGGACTTCATCGCCGGAGGCAGTGACGACGAGCGCACCCTGGCAGCGAATCGCGCTGCCTTCGAGCGTTGGACGCTTCGGCCGCGAATCCTCTCTGGACGCGATACGGTAGACGTCTCCGTGCCTCTCTTCGGCAGGACGCTCGCGTCTCCGCTCCTGGTGGCGCCCATTGGCTATCAGGGCCTCGCTCATCCCGCGGCCGAGGTCGCTACTGTGCAAGGGGCTGGCGCGGCGCACACCGCGATGGTCGTCAGCACCATGTCCAACCGCACCCTCGAGGACCTCGCGAGGGCGGCGAGCGCGCCCCTCTGGTTTCAGCTCTACTGTCTGAAGGATCCGGAGCTGACCTTGTCACTGGTTCGCCGTGCGGAGTCCGCTGGATACGAGGCGCTGGTGATTACCGTTGACATGCCGCGCATGGGCCGCCGCGAGCGCGACCTGCGCAACGGCTTCGCGCTGCCCGCGCATCTGCGGCCCAGCAACCTGCTCATGGAGGCCTCGCCGGAGCTGCACCGCTCCCAGCAGGGCACCTCCGGCGTCGCGCTGCACGTCGGCCAGCTCTTCGACGCAGCATTGAGCTGGAGCACCGTGGAGCGCCTGAAGCAGCAGACGGCATTGCCCGTTCTGCTGAAAGGCGTCCTCACGCGAGAGGATGCTCAACGAGCCGCCTCCGTGGGAATCGATGGGATCATCGTTTCGAACCACGGTGGCCGGCAGCTCGACGGTGCACCCGCCAGCCTGGATGTCCTTCCAGAGGTCGTCGAAGGTGCGGGGGGGCGTTGCCGCATCCTGCTGGATGGTGGCATCCGCCGCGGTACGGATGTGCTGAAGGCTCGCGCGCTCGGCGCCGATGCCGTCCTCATCGGTCGGCCCATCATGTGGGGTTTGATCGCGCGCGGTGCCGAAGGGGTAACCGACGTGCTGCGCCTGCTCCGCGCCGAGCTTGAACAGGCGTTGGCACTCTGTGGCCAGTCGCGCTGGACAGAGATTGACCGCTCGCTGGTCGCCTTGGCACCGCCTTGCGGTGGCGGGTGGAGCGCGCCCGAGGAGGGCTTGTGA
- the hppD gene encoding 4-hydroxyphenylpyruvate dioxygenase: MRSLLHDIAHIEFWVEDARVVAECYQRVFGFDAIAEAGPETGLAGHRSIVLAQGDATFVVTSSVDGSGPVAEFTRQHGDGVRDVAFAVDDATQAFNEAVALGATPVEASAVAGLTKAGRTIRGFGDVVHSFVESRSLPDFFRPLSATSRATSDVGIRSLDHVAVCLPTGELDTVAEFYKRVLGFEDGHAEYVETELSGMNARVVQRGPIRFPLQEPLAQNPTGPIAEFLTLNRGAGVYHLGLLTDDICRTLHGLRGKVKALDVPDTYYEQLPNRVAALDVPMADLREFKVLVDPGPGGILLQTFTRSLHPRQTFFIEIIQRKGAVTGFGSGNIRALFDAVEADRIALAANTARG, encoded by the coding sequence ATGCGATCACTGCTTCACGACATCGCTCATATCGAATTCTGGGTAGAGGACGCGCGGGTGGTCGCTGAATGCTATCAGCGAGTTTTCGGGTTTGATGCCATCGCGGAGGCAGGACCGGAAACGGGCCTTGCCGGGCATCGCTCCATCGTGCTGGCGCAAGGCGATGCCACGTTCGTTGTCACCTCGTCTGTGGATGGCAGCGGCCCCGTCGCGGAGTTCACGCGGCAGCATGGCGATGGCGTCCGCGATGTCGCATTCGCTGTCGATGATGCAACGCAGGCGTTCAACGAAGCGGTTGCGCTGGGGGCCACGCCCGTCGAAGCGTCCGCCGTGGCGGGCCTCACCAAGGCTGGACGTACGATTCGTGGCTTCGGGGACGTCGTTCACTCCTTTGTCGAGAGCCGGTCGCTCCCCGATTTCTTCCGGCCGCTTTCGGCGACCTCGCGTGCCACGTCAGACGTCGGTATTCGCTCGCTGGATCACGTCGCCGTGTGCCTGCCCACCGGAGAGCTCGATACCGTTGCTGAGTTCTACAAGCGCGTGCTCGGCTTCGAAGATGGACACGCGGAGTACGTCGAGACCGAGCTGAGCGGGATGAACGCCCGGGTTGTTCAGCGAGGCCCTATCCGGTTCCCGCTGCAGGAGCCGCTGGCGCAGAACCCGACTGGACCCATCGCTGAGTTCCTCACGCTCAACCGCGGGGCCGGTGTCTATCATCTCGGGCTCCTCACTGACGATATCTGCCGCACCCTCCATGGTTTGAGAGGCAAGGTGAAGGCGCTCGACGTGCCAGACACGTATTATGAGCAGCTGCCCAACCGCGTCGCTGCCCTCGACGTGCCCATGGCGGACCTGCGCGAGTTCAAGGTCCTCGTCGATCCAGGGCCGGGTGGAATCCTGCTGCAGACGTTTACGCGCTCGCTGCACCCGCGGCAGACGTTCTTCATCGAGATCATCCAGCGCAAGGGCGCCGTGACCGGCTTCGGCAGTGGCAACATCCGCGCGCTCTTCGACGCCGTGGAGGCAGACCGTATCGCGCTCGCCGCGAACACCGCGAGAGGGTAG